Proteins from one Mastacembelus armatus chromosome 16, fMasArm1.2, whole genome shotgun sequence genomic window:
- the tnfb gene encoding tumor necrosis factor b (TNF superfamily, member 2): MVTYTTAPGDVEMGLDVRTVDLVEKKSSTGWIWKMFGALLIVALCLGGVFFAFYWTGRPELMTESGAKTEALTGTQTAEKTDTQYPLKTFSSTAKAAIHLEGSYDEVGTNPSLEWRNDQGQAFSQGDFKLVKNEIYIPQTGLYFVYSQASFRVSCSDGDDDGAGKHFTPLSHRIWRYSDSIGGKASLMSAVRSACQNTAQENSIEDGQGWYHAIYLGAMFHLNKGDKLWTETNQVSQLETDEGKTFFGVFGL; encoded by the exons ATGGTGACATACACAACCGCCCCAGGGGATGTAGAGATGGGTCTTGACGTGAGGACGGTGGATTTGGTAGAAAAGAAGTCATCTACAGGATGGATATGGAAGATGTTTGGGGCCCTTCTCATCGTGGCCCTTTGTTTAGGAGGCGTCTTCTTCGCTTTTTATTGGACTGGAAGGCCAGAACTGATG ACAGAATCAGGAGCAAAAACAGAAGCACTAACAGGGACGCAGACTGCTGAGAAAACAG ATACCCAGTACCCACTGAAAACATTCAGCAGCACAGCCAAGGCAGCTATTCATTTAGAAG GTAGCTACGATGAAGTCGGCACAAACCCAAGCCTGGAGTGGAGGAACGATCAAGGCCAGGCATTTTCTCAGGGTGACTTTAAACTGGTAAAAAATGAGATCTATATCCCACAAACTGGCCTCTACTTCGTCTACAGCCAGGCATCATTCAGAGTCTCCTGCAGTGATGGTGACGATGATGGAGCAGGAAAACACTTCACACCTCTCAGCCACAGGATCTGGCGCTACTCAGACTCCATCGGCGGCAAAGCCTCGCTGATGAGTGCTGTGAGGTCGGCGTGCCAGAACACTGCTCAGGAGAACAGCATTGAAGATGGGCAGGGCTGGTACCATGCCATATATCTGGGTGCAATGTTTCACCTGAACAAAGGAGACAAACTGTGGACGGAAACCAACCAGGTCTCACAGCTGGAAACTGACGAAGGCAAGACCTTCTTTGGTGTGTTTGGACTCTGA